The DNA segment GACTGTGGACACGTCGCCCCATGTCTGGGTTAGCTTTCATTGTGGGGACATTGGGATTAATTGCTGTTCCCCCGTTAGGTAGCTTTTGGGCTTTGGTAAAATTAGCTGATGGACTGTGGGAGACTTCCCCTTGGTTAGTGGGAGTGATTATTCTAGTCAACGCTTTAACAGCTTTCAGTTTAACCAGAGAATTTGGTTTAATTTTCGGTGGTAAAGCTAAACAAATGAGTGAGCGATCGCCTGAAGTTCACTGGCCGATGATTTTGCCCATGATGATTTTATTTGGCTTGGTGCTGCATTTGCCTTTAGTGTTACAAAGCTTATCAATATTACCGAGTTGGGCAAGTCTGAATAAAGATGTCGTGCTATTACTCATTTGGTCAAGTATTTTTGGTTGCAGTATTAGCGCCGTCATTTATTTAGGTAATATTCCCAAACCTATCCGCCTTCCTTGGCAACCTTTACAAGACTTATTCGCTTACGATTTTTACACACCTAAACTTTATCGTGTGACTATCATTTTCGGCGTTGCTCAACTTTCCAAATTTGCGGATATGGTTGACCGCTTCATAGTTGATGGCATAGTGAATTTAGTCGGGTTATTTTCTTTGTTAGGTGGGGAAGGTTTGAAATACAGTACCACTGGACGAACTCAATCTTATGCCTTCACCGTACTTTTAGGAGTAGGAGTTTTTTGTGCCTGGATAACTTGGCCATTCTGGAAAATCCAGTTTTTAGATTTAATGTTCTAAGGCTGCACAAATTACGCAAAAACTCGCCAAAACCCTCATTACTCTGTGTCCTCTGCGTCTCTGTGGTTAGTTTCTCCATAATTTTGCCTAAATTATAGTCCATCACCAATTCCCAAATTAATATGTTGAGTTTTCTGATTTGGATACCAATTATCAGCGCTGTAATTATCGGGTTTTTACCCAGTAAAGTTGTCCCAGCTAGTCGCATCCGCTTAATATCTTTAATCGTAGCAGGCATAGTTTTATGCTGGAATTTGTTTATTTTGCTGAAATTTGACATCAGCACTCCAGGGATGCAATTTGAAGAATATCTACCTTGGAATGAAACCTTGGGTTTGACTTATCAACTAGGGGTTGATGGGTTATCTATTCTGATGTTAATACTCAATAGTTTACTCACCTGGATTGCGATTTACAGCAGTGACAAAGAAACTGAACGCCCACGACTTTTTTATTCGCTAATTTTATTTATTAGTGGTGGCGTTGCTGGAGCATTTTTAGCAGAAAACCTGCTGTTATTCTTCTTGTTCTACGAACTTGAATTAATTCCCTTCTACTTATTAATTTCCATTTGGGGAGGAGAAAAACGAGCTTATGCTGGCATCAAGTTCTTAATTTATACTGCTGTTTCGGGTGCTTTGATTTTAGCCACCTTCTTAGGCATGGTATTCCTCACTGGTGCAAACAGTTTTGCCTTCGATGCTGTATCTACCCAAAATATTTCCGCAGGTTTACAACTCGTCCTCCTAGTAGGAATTATTATCGGCTTCGGAATTAAAATTCCTCTCGTCCCCTTCCATACTTGGCTACCTGATGCTTATGTTGAAGCTTCCGCACCCATTGCGATTTTGTTGGGTGGTGTTTTGGCGAAGTTGGGAACTTATGGACTGTTACGCTTTGGAATGGGAATGTTTCCCCAAGCTTGGACTGTGGTTGCACCAACTTTAGCAATTTGGGGGGCTATTAGTGCAATTTATGGGGCGGTAATTGCGATCGCGCAAACAGACATCAAGCGCATGGTAGCATACAGTTCTATCGGTCACATGGGTTATGTATTGCTAGCCAGCGCCTCTAGCACACCATTAGCACTTGTGGGTGCAGTGGCTCAAATGTTCAGCCACGGTTTAATTCTGGCCATTCTCTTCCACTTAGTCGGGGTGATAGAAGCCAAAGTTGGTACACGTGAATTAGAAAAACTCAACGGCTTAATGAGTCCTATTCGCGGTTTACCTTTAATTAGCGCCCTATTGGTTCTCAGTGGTATGGCTAGTGCAGGAATTCCCGGTTTAACAGGATTTGTGGCGGAATTTATTGTATTTCAAGGTAGTTTCTCAGCTTTTCCCTTACCCACATTATTGTGTGTAGCATCTAGCGGCTTAACAGCAGTTTATTTCGTTATTCTCCTCAATCGCACCTGTTTTGGCAAGTTGGATAGTAATTTAGCTTACTACCCTAAAGTTGTCTGGGCGGAAAAAATTCCGGCTTTAGTTTTGGCGGTTCTGATTATCTTTTTGGGTGTACAACCAAATTGGTTAGTGCGCTGGAGTGAAAGTACAACTACAGCTATGGTGGCGACAATTACCCCTATGGAAAAAACCGTGGTTGCTCAAGTTGTTGTGAAGTAATTATAGTGTGTGGGCTAGTTATGTATCTGCGGAATTTTTATGAAAACGAACCGCAAAGGACCCAAAGTACACAAAGGAAGAAAGGAAGAAAGAGATATAGCCGTTCCTAATCACATGAGCTATATCATAGTCCCCTCTTCGCTTGCGGGGAGGGGGATGGGGGTGGGGTTTTTGTGCCTCACTCAACCGAGAAACGCTATAAGTTCAATTTAAATATCAAAGTTTAGAGGCAATAGCAATGGTACAAACTCCAGAAAAATCTACTAGTAAATTACCTCCTTCTCAACATGAATTTGCTGATATAATTCATCGGCTAGAAGCAGGTGGTTCGATGTTGCCAGATACACCTGAAAATTTAAAACAAATTATCGGCATTTATAAAGCTTATGCCGTACCGATGGATTTCTACTGGCGTGACTTGCTTTATATTGCTGAACGAGTATTTTTAAATCCGTTGCCCTTTTTCAAATACTTCTTGCCTAAAGAGTATTTAGAATTGCATAATCATTATGCTGGGGATGATGCTGAGTTAAGAGTTTGGCGCGGTGAAGCAACTGCACATCCTGAACTTTTGGCATTTATGGAAAAGGGTGAAACCTTGAAAATGCCTAAGCTATTACATCACTTATTCCATGACCGCATCAATATGGAATTTGCCGAAGCTTGTATGCGGGCTATGTTTTGGCACAGGGGAATGGGTGGGAAATTTGACCCTTATTTAGATAGTCCAGAATATATAGCCAACGCCGATAGAGCCATCAAAGCTTATTTCCAAGGAAACCCGGTAATGTTGGGGCTTTATAAACTGTTCCCAGATATGTTTTTAGAACAGTGCCGCCAAATGTCTTACTATTCTAATTTGGGGCTATTCTGGGAAGTCATGGCTCCGGTATTTTTTGAAATGTCAGATTTATATGACGAAGGAAAAATTACTACTGTCCCAGAAGCCATGAATTTTCTGGTAAATGGCATTTTTGCCGTAGCAAGTCGTCCTATTTACCATCATGTTTATATCCGTGGTGAATGCTACGAAATTGTTCCCAAATCTCAAGGTTTTGTCTGGCTTTATGAAGCTGCATTACCTTATGTAGAAGCTGTTTTTTATCGCACAGCACCTTTTAGGGGAACAAAATCTTATAATGCTCAAGCGGGTCAAGTACCAGATAAGCAAGAAGATTTCCATTATGGTATTCTTTATGCTGATGTATTTCCGGTGGGGACAGCAGGTATTCCCCCAACATTATTAATGCAAGATATGCTGCATTTCTTGCCAGAATATCTGATTGAAGATTACAAAAAACATTGCCGAGGCGAAGATGATATGTTGATTCAGTTGGGAATTACTTTCCAACGGTCAATGTACAACGTTACATCTGCGGTAATTCAAGCATTACGTACAGCATTACATCATCCTTTAGATGACCCTGATCCTGAGCATTTACAAGCCAATAGAAACTTTTATGAGGCGCAGTTAAATCGCTTTACTCGGAGTGATTACGGTATGCGTGATGCGGCGCGTCTCGGTGATATTCAAAGCCAAGATTATCGTTGATATCTTCTCACCGCTAAGTCAGTAGGCGAGAAAAATTGAATGTATGTGAAGAAATACAAATTACCTGTAGGGTGTGTTATGCCGTAGGCTAACGCACCTTTAATTTTTAACTGAACACAGTCGAATTGTTGACGGTGCGTTGCGCTCCGCGACAACACACCCTACGCTTCATTTTTCTTGAAATAGATTTACCTGGCATATCACACAGTAAAATATTGCATAAATTGATACCGAATTATTGCAACCAAAACTCAGCGTACCTCTGCGCGTACTTAGCGTACCTCTGCGTTTAAAAACTCTCCTATTCTGGCAGTTCAAACTTGTAACCGTAACCGCGCACAGTCTTAATAAACTCAGGAACAGTAGTATCAACTTCCAACTTTTTACGCAGTTGTCCTATATGCACATCAACCACTCTGCCATCACCCACATATTCGCAACCCCAGATTTTTTGAATCAGCTGAGTCCGACTCCAAGCTTGACCAGGATGACTAGCTAAAAAATGTAAAATATTAAACTCCAGTGCTGTTAAAGTTAAAGGCTTATCGTTAAGTGTTACCACTCGACCATCGGGGTTAATTGCTAACTGCTGGAAAACGAGGCGTTGTGTTGGCGAAGAGTTAACAGAGCGAATTCGTCTTAACAGAGCTTCTACTCTCAGTTCAATCTCTGCTAGGCTAAACGGTTTAGTTAAAAAGTCATCAGCACCAACAGAGAGAATTTTGATTTTATCAGCTTCAGATGTCCTGCTAGTCAGTATCATCACTAAAACATTAGTGCGACTCTGCATTTCTTGACACAGTTGATAGCCACTAGTATCTGGTAAATTCCAATCCAAAATTACTAAAGCCGGGTCGAATTGATCAAACAAGGACAGTGCTGTTTTGCCATCTGCCGCCAACTCTATTTGATATTTACGACTTAAAAAGCGATATATGAGATTGCGGATACTGAAATCGTCATCTACAACCAGAATTTTAGGATTTGTAGCAGAAAGCATCACTATAATGTTTTAGCCTATTTTTTATCTGGCGATTCATTTTTGTTATGGTAGCTACTCTATGGTGAACTCTTATTTTGCCGGATCAGCAGGGAGAACACCTAACCTGGGTAAAGGGCTGCGCCCAATCAGGAAAGCAGTACCCTAATTTTAGCCTAATCTGCGAACAGCCTGACATCTGAGCCAGTAAAAGATAAAACCACATTTTGCATCGTGCATGAAGATGTGTATACACCTGATTTTGAGATTTTGAGGGGTTTTATCACCAATAAAGTCAAGATGATATTAAAGAATAAACAATAAATAAGCTAATCTCTCTGTAGAGAGAAGTTGCCAATATTCATACCAGCGAAAGAGAATAATCAGGTATATATTTTGCTAGTTTACTGTTAGTCAAAGTAGTCAAAAAAAGTTATGGATACTAATCCACTAAACGCTATTATTCCCCCACAGCCACCAATAAAACCACAATCTGATGTTTATGCCGTTAAGTCTCGTTTGGAATGGGGTGAACCAGCTTTTACCATCTTAGATGTGCGCGATGCCTACGGCGAGCAAAGCGATCGCTTATCCTACAATGACGGTCATATTATGGGCGCGATGTCGATGCCGATGGATGAGTTGGTTGATAGAGCTACATCATCTTTAGATAAAAATCGTGATATCTATGTATATGGCGCAAATGATCAGCAAACTGCCGAAGCCGCTAGAATGCTCCGTAATGCTAAATTTAACCATGTATCTGAACTCAAAGGTGGTTTAGCTGCTTGGAAGGAAATTGGCGGTCCCACAGAAGGCATT comes from the Nodularia sp. NIES-3585 genome and includes:
- a CDS encoding NADH-quinone oxidoreductase subunit M; the encoded protein is MLSFLIWIPIISAVIIGFLPSKVVPASRIRLISLIVAGIVLCWNLFILLKFDISTPGMQFEEYLPWNETLGLTYQLGVDGLSILMLILNSLLTWIAIYSSDKETERPRLFYSLILFISGGVAGAFLAENLLLFFLFYELELIPFYLLISIWGGEKRAYAGIKFLIYTAVSGALILATFLGMVFLTGANSFAFDAVSTQNISAGLQLVLLVGIIIGFGIKIPLVPFHTWLPDAYVEASAPIAILLGGVLAKLGTYGLLRFGMGMFPQAWTVVAPTLAIWGAISAIYGAVIAIAQTDIKRMVAYSSIGHMGYVLLASASSTPLALVGAVAQMFSHGLILAILFHLVGVIEAKVGTRELEKLNGLMSPIRGLPLISALLVLSGMASAGIPGLTGFVAEFIVFQGSFSAFPLPTLLCVASSGLTAVYFVILLNRTCFGKLDSNLAYYPKVVWAEKIPALVLAVLIIFLGVQPNWLVRWSESTTTAMVATITPMEKTVVAQVVVK
- a CDS encoding CO2 hydration protein, giving the protein MVQTPEKSTSKLPPSQHEFADIIHRLEAGGSMLPDTPENLKQIIGIYKAYAVPMDFYWRDLLYIAERVFLNPLPFFKYFLPKEYLELHNHYAGDDAELRVWRGEATAHPELLAFMEKGETLKMPKLLHHLFHDRINMEFAEACMRAMFWHRGMGGKFDPYLDSPEYIANADRAIKAYFQGNPVMLGLYKLFPDMFLEQCRQMSYYSNLGLFWEVMAPVFFEMSDLYDEGKITTVPEAMNFLVNGIFAVASRPIYHHVYIRGECYEIVPKSQGFVWLYEAALPYVEAVFYRTAPFRGTKSYNAQAGQVPDKQEDFHYGILYADVFPVGTAGIPPTLLMQDMLHFLPEYLIEDYKKHCRGEDDMLIQLGITFQRSMYNVTSAVIQALRTALHHPLDDPDPEHLQANRNFYEAQLNRFTRSDYGMRDAARLGDIQSQDYR
- a CDS encoding response regulator transcription factor; amino-acid sequence: MVMLSATNPKILVVDDDFSIRNLIYRFLSRKYQIELAADGKTALSLFDQFDPALVILDWNLPDTSGYQLCQEMQSRTNVLVMILTSRTSEADKIKILSVGADDFLTKPFSLAEIELRVEALLRRIRSVNSSPTQRLVFQQLAINPDGRVVTLNDKPLTLTALEFNILHFLASHPGQAWSRTQLIQKIWGCEYVGDGRVVDVHIGQLRKKLEVDTTVPEFIKTVRGYGYKFELPE
- a CDS encoding rhodanese-like domain-containing protein encodes the protein MDTNPLNAIIPPQPPIKPQSDVYAVKSRLEWGEPAFTILDVRDAYGEQSDRLSYNDGHIMGAMSMPMDELVDRATSSLDKNRDIYVYGANDQQTAEAARMLRNAKFNHVSELKGGLAAWKEIGGPTEGIIESKTPAGADDLNVVSRMQDHLENLNKDV